Proteins from a genomic interval of Tachyglossus aculeatus isolate mTacAcu1 unplaced genomic scaffold, mTacAcu1.pri scaffold_75_arrow_ctg1, whole genome shotgun sequence:
- the LOC119924003 gene encoding olfactory receptor class A-like protein 1 — MDVSELVYGTLFLLQIVFGVSGNMFLLLVYTHVVSTRHQLNPPDLILAHLALANTMVFLSRGIPDILSAWGLRNLLDDVGCKILLYLYRVARGLAISTTCLLSIFQAVTISPQNSRWTEVKTQLPKYIVPSCLFSWILNLLIDMNTPMLVTEPGNSTSINRVNLLKYCSSISVSAATTLVNTVVLSLRDMFFVGLMSAASGYMVFVLHRHHRRVQHLHGLSRSPRTRPEVQAAKRVIALVTLYVLLYGRDTITLSLLFHMKKISPLILSSHNIMSFTFSAVSPFLIILSDRRVRMF, encoded by the coding sequence ATGGATGTCAGTGAGCTTGTCTATGGGACCCTCTTTCTATTACAGATTGTATTTGGGGTCTCAGGAAACATGTTCCTCCTCCTGGTTTATACACATGTGGTCTCCACCAGACACCAGCTGAATCCCCCAGATCTGATCCTGGCCCACCTGGCCCTGGCCAACACCATGGTCTTTCTCAGCAGGGGGATCCCCGACATCCTGTCAGCTTGGGGGCTGAGGAATTTACTGGATGATGTTGGGTGTAAAATCCTCTTATACCTCTACCGAGTGGCCCGGGGACTTGCCATAAGCACGACCTGCCTCttgagcatcttccaggccgtcacCATCAGTCCCCAAAACTCCAGGTGGACAGAAGTCAAAACTCAATTACCCAAGTACatcgtcccctcctgcctcttctcctggATCCTCAATCTGCTGATTGACATGAATACACCGATGTTGGTCACGGAACCCGGAAACAGCACCAGCATAAATAGAGTCAACCTCCTGAAATACTGCTCTTCTATCAGTGTCAGTGCAGCCACAACGCTGGTCAATACAGTGGTGCTCTCCCTCCGCGATATGTTCTTTGTGGGACTCATGAGTGCAgccagtggctacatggtgtTTGTCCTGCACAGACACCACCGGCGGGTCCAGCACCTCCACGGGCTCAGCCGCTCACCTAGGACAAGGCCCGAGGTCCAAGCAGCCAAGAGAGtcattgccctggtcaccctctatgtCTTACTGTATGGACGGGATACAATCACCCTGAGTTTATTATTTCATATGAAGAAAATTTCCCCTCTCATTCTTAGTAGCCATAACATTATGTCCTTCACGTTCTCAGCTGTCAGTCCGTTTCTGATAATTCTTAGTGACAGGAGGGTGAGAATGTTCTAG